From Triticum urartu cultivar G1812 chromosome 2, Tu2.1, whole genome shotgun sequence, a single genomic window includes:
- the LOC125533795 gene encoding cytochrome P450 84A1-like, with product METWWPQCGLHLALLLTALILYRAISSRRYGLRPLPLPPGPRVLPFVGNIFYTRDMTHRGLARLSARYGGLLHLRVGRLSTVVVSTPEMARLVLQVNDRAFANRPASAPIAYLTYGRADMVFAQYGPFWREMRKLCVHKLFSHRRAKSWAAVHDEVNDLIRHVARYTGSVVNLGELVFNMSMNITLRAALGMRNEGEDAAEFVAIVQEFAELFVVSNSTLADYVPWVARLDLHGINRRMVAARAALDRFIDRAIDEHLAHPKPVDAADADMVDGMLAFLVDMPGSADRVSTDSSAHGHGSTLRLTRDNIKATIMDVMIGGTGPVAMIIEWLMSELLRDPEEMKRVQNELAVVVGLHRQVAAGDLGELPYLRCAVKETLRVHPPGPLLQHEAAEDCDVAGWRIPKNTRVLINVWAIGRDAEAWKDAGAFRPSRFDAGGDEAETDCRGGHFHLLPFGAGRRSCPAMQLGMHAVEMALARLLHGFEWSLPSGMAPGDLDMEEAYGATAPRAVRLCAVPLPRLSCPVV from the exons ATGGAGACTTGGTGGCCGCAATGCGGGCTTCATCTCGCGCTGCTTCTAACTGCGCTGATCCTCTATCGCGCTATCTCATCACGGCGTTATGGTCTCCGACCCCTCCCGCTCCCTCCGGGGCCGCGGGTGCTGCCGTTCGTCGGCAACATCTTCTACACGAGAGACATGACGCACCGAGGCCTGGCACGGCTGTCCGCGCGCTACGGCGGTCTCCTTCACCTCCGCGTTGGCCGCCTGAGCACCGTGGTCGTGTCGACGCCGGAGATGGCCCGCCTGGTGCTCCAGGTGAACGACCGCGCCTTCGCCAACCGCCCCGCCAGCGCGCCCATAGCCTACCTCACCTACGGCCGCGCGGACATGGTGTTCGCGCAGTACGGGCCCTTCTGGCGCGAGATGCGGAAGCTGTGCGTCCACAAGCTCTTCAGCCACCGTCGGGccaagtcgtgggccgccgtcCACGACGAGGTCAACGACCTGATCCGCCACGTTGCCAGGTACACTGGCTCCGTCGTCAATCTCGGCGAGCTCGTGTTCAACATGTCGATGAACATCACGCTCCGGGCAGCGCTGGGCATGCGGAACGAGGGTGAGGACGCTGCCGAGTTCGTGGCCATAGTGCAGGAATTCGCCGAGCTGTTCGTGGTGTCCAACTCCACCCTTGCGGACTACGTGCCATGGGTGGCGCGGCTGGATTTGCATGGGATCAACAGGAGGATGGTGGCGGCACGGGCTGCGCTGGACCGGTTCATCGACCGTGCCATCGACGAGCACCTCGCGCACCCGAAGCCGGTCGATGCCGCGGACGCCGACATGGTGGACGGCATGCTGGCTTTCCTCGTGGACATGCCCGGGTCTGCCGACAGGGTGAGCACCGACTCCAGTGCTCATGGTCATGGGTCGACGCTTCGTCTCACCAGGGACAACATCAAGGCCACCATTATG GATGTGATGATCGGTGGGACAGGACCAGTAGCGATGATAATTGAGTGGTTAATGTCGGAGCTGCTGAGGGACCCGGAGGAAATGAAGCGGGTGCAGAACGAGCTGGCCGTGGTGGTTGGGCTGCACCGCCAGGTCGCGGCGGGCGACCTGGGCGAGCTCCCTTACCTGAGGTGCGCGGTGAAGGAGACCCTCCGCGTGCACCCGCCCGGCCCGCTCCTCCAGCACGAGGCCGCCGAGGACTGCGACGTCGCCGGCTGGCGCATCCCCAAGAACACCCGCGTCCTGATCAACGTGTGGGCGATCGGGCGAGACGCCGAGGCCTGGAAGGACGCCGGGGCGTTCAGGCCGTCCCGGTTCGACGCGGGCGGGGACGAGGCAGAGACGGACTGCCGGGGCGGCCACTTCCACCTCCTGCCGTTCGGCGCGGGGCGGAGGTCGTGCCCCGCCATGCAGCTCGGAATGCACGCGGTGGAAATGGCGCTGGCGCGGCTGCTGCATGGCTTCGAGTGGAGCCTGCCGAGCGGGATGGCGCCGGGGGACCTTGACATGGAAGAGGCATACGGCGCCACCGCTCCACGGGCCGTGCGGTTGTGCGCAGTGCCGCTGCCCCGTCTTAGCTGCCCAGTGGTCTAG